The DNA window CTCAAATGCACTTaattaaaagtataaaatgCCTTGGCATACTTTGATCAGAAATAGTTTGTATCACGTGCTGTCCAACACCGTCAggaaaaattacatttattcataACAGTTATTGAGCAAATACATAATCAAAATGAGTATTTGGAGTGGTTAGCTGTATTTCAGCCCTCCTTCACCCAATCATTTATACAAGCTGCTTGGAAGACAAATATctacttgtgtgtttgtgtgcggccACTATGTACACACTTACTGGTCTCTCTGGCAAAAAGCGATCCTCATAAACCTCCCGTATATTCCTTTCTCTCCTGTACGTCACTGTAAAAGGCAGGGGATAAGATACGCTTTGTATATGCAACCGTGCAGGTGcaattccacaaaaaaaaccacagcAGTTTATGTATGTATTGACTGGGTGTTTGTTCTACTCAACTTCTTCATACGGCAATATTTCAGTAATAAACATAACTAAATATGCAAGGACATGATGAGGATAGTTTGGTTCAAATTTGATGACCAACAAACATAATGGACATAActttctttaaaacatttaagtttTGGCCCAAGTCAGTTGTTCAAAGTATAGAAATGCTCTGAATATTGTTTGGTTAGATGTCTTTTGGGCTTAATGTCCTTATGTCGTCGTTGTTGTCCTCTAGTGTAAGAACAAAACAGTGTTAGATGAATGTAGTGTAAAGAAAGAGCTTGATCCCAAACTTACTTTTAGACTCAAGGACCTCTGGGCGTGATATAGAGAAAACACAATCTTCAacaaaatctgtaaaaaaagtaatttctttCAAACAGTGTCAAAGCTATACACATGGAGTACGTTTTCATGCAACTATTTGGGAGATAATCCTCGTGATCAAGCTTTTACCAGTTGTTCCAAACGTGGAAATAGTGCAGGTTTTATTTGGTTCGTAAAATAAAACAGGGAGTCAAGCTGCTTGACTGAGATGTGATCAAGAAGCTGAGCTGCCTGAGGTTTCTTTCTGCACAATAGACGTCTGGGTGAATCTAACGTTGGACCACTAACAACACATTAAACATACCACTACATTAACAACACCCAGACGTTAAGTCACAAGAAGCACTGTCATTTGTTCTTTCATGGGGAAATAAACTACGAGCTACTATAACGTTAGCTCCGCGTAGAACGGACAGCTAGCGTGCTAATTAGCTCAAGTCTATATATGCTCCAAACATCCACACGTTATATTTCATGTGATAACAAGTTAACGAATCTATGCCGACATACAATATCCTACACATCTGTTTGCGGCAGAAATATGCATATAATGGATCAATACGTGTTCAATAACTCACATTAAAAGGTCCTTTATTCCACACGATTTGAAAAACAATCTCACCTTCTAcaatggtttggtttggttagcctagcctagcctagGGACATGGAGAACGCGTTTTATTGGACGAGGAATGAGCGTGCGTCATAAAGCTGCGACGTACAGACATGTCGTTTGTTTCTTTTCGCTGAACGTTAAGCTTCATACAAATCcacattattttaaacacacataCGATATTATTGAAACCTTGGAGGCTGTGTTGGTGAGTTATTTGGTTAATGTGTTCTGCTGCCTGTAGTTAACTTACGTTAAAATGTGTAACCCAATATGAATGGTTATTTAACCAAACTAGCAAAGTAACGTTAACAAGGTGTGCATTGCACTATTTAACTTCACTTAGGTAACGTTATATGATAATTTGGCTGTTTTTTGATCTTGCAGTGTGTCATATGCGTCCAGTATGAGCGGGGGTTTGGCACCAAGTAAAAGCACTGTGTACGTGTCGAATCTGCCATTCTCTCTTACCAACAATGACTTACACAAGGTAACTTAAGTACCAGCATCACTCGATGGTGTGGCCGgtgtatttaaatgttgaattcTTTACTGAAACGGATACTGTTgtctcatttcagcttttcaccaAATATGGAAAGGTCGTAAAGTAAGTAATATCTTTCTCGTGGTTTATTTATTATGAGTTATGTCTTACAGCAATGTGTAAGCCCAACTGCTGAGGGAAGGCTACATATATATTCTAAAATGGGTATTAATAACTGTTATGCTTCATGCAGGGTTACAATTGTTAAGGATAAAGATACTCGCCAGAGTAAAGGGGTGGCGTTTGTTCTCTTCCTGGACAGAGAATCGGCTCATAACTGTGCAAGAGCAGTCAACAACAAACAAGTGAGTCCGTAATAACAAAGACCAGTAGTGTTCACATACCGTACGCCACTGATCATCATCCGACTGGGTTGTGTTTGATATTCACATGACCGAGTTTCTGATGTGTTCGTTCCCAGTTGTTTGGCAGAACAGTGACCGCGAGCATTGCCAAAGACAACGGCCGAGCAACTGAGTTTATAAAAAGACGAAACTACACAGACAAGACTAAATGTTACGAATGTGGGGTCagtgcatttaaacatttattcctGTGAGTTGTATTACATTAAGTATATCTGTTTTTCTGccttgaatgaaaaaaatacatatcaCCAAGATAGTGATACGGATTTTGTGTGTTTATCGATGAAACAGGACACAGGCCATCTGAGCTACGCATGCCCAAAAAACCTTCTTGGAGAGAGGGAACCtccaaagaagaaagaaaagaaaaaaaagaaaaaggctgaaGAACCCGAGCCTGTGTAAGTCTTTAATAGCTGATATTGATATTGTATGTGAGATTGGGCTTTTTAGTCATTCTTaagtattttccctttttttatagtgaagaagaagaagaaagtgaagaagagggagaggaccCAAACTTAGATAGTTTGAGCCAAGCAATAGCTTTTCAGGTAAGTTTCTATATATAGACACATTTGTGAAAAATGCAACGTACTTAGTCCCCCTTAAAACATGCCATACtataaacttttttattttcttatgcCATTCAATGTTACAACATTGTTATAGCACACTATACTGTGATATTTTATGACATACTATCCTATGACTCCTATGATCTTTAAGTAGTTTATTTTGTCTCTCCAGCAAGCTCGTATTGAAGCAGAGGAGACTCACAGGAAGCAGGCACGTGTGTCTCAAGAGGAAGGTGGTCGTGCTTCAACATCCTCTGATTCTAAGAAACCAAGGATCAAAAAGAGTGCATACTTcagcgacgaggaggagctTAGTgactaaatatataaatacgCAGTTTGGTTGTCAaattgtgctttttcttttaattgtatAGTGTTATAGTGTGGTTTCTTCCTTTCTCCACATTGAACTAAAAGATTTTCTTTCGGTCTATAAAAATACCCTGAttgttgaatgtgtgttttaaaaaaaagatctcaaTCCATAAAAACTTGTTTTCTACTGAAAATCCAAACAATTGTTGGTCGTTATGTTGCGAAATGCGGAATCAGATCATCTAAGCGCAATGTAAATATCCATTCATATTTATCATTGATCCATTATTGGATGATTCCTTTTTCTTGTAGACAATGTGTGTACATTCTAAATATTACATCCCCATAACGTATATTTGAAGTCTGAACAGATGAGGATTCACTTGATATCCCAATATTTGAGAGTTCCTGTGGCCCTGAACCCAATCCTCACATTAAAAGAAGCAACATGATAAAATGAGAGTCACAGTAGTGGTTTGcttggaaatgtgttttctgaTGTTCCCTTGCGTCAGCACGTACATGAATGGAAGGCTTTCCCGGTGTTTAATGTGCTCGCCTGTGATCCACCTGCTGCGGCAATTCTGCAGATCCAAGATTGAGTCAGATCCAAAGATGATGTGAGACGAATGCCGGTAGATTGAGAATGATAAGAGGTTAACACATTGCGGTAGATGCGACGTTATCTTCTACACCGTTCAGTTGCATTTATGTAAACAGCCAGTCAAATCATAATTCAAATTGTATGTTCCGTGCCTTTTCTCTTTAGGAGTATAATCGTATCATCAACCATGTGGCAAAGACCAAGCAAACGCAGTATGAGATGATTCTCAGCATTTCTCCTCGATTGACAATGTGTAAACATGGGTACACACAGCTAGTCGGGGTAGGAAGTGCTTGTTAACGTGTCGCGTTTTTCAAAAATAACCTATTTATGTAATACTATTGATATCCGACATCCTCAGTACACAGAAGTACGAGCTTACAAAGGGTACCGGAAGGCGGCATGTATTCATCAAGAGGAATGTCAGCCTCTGAAGTAACCCGGCCGCTGATTGGCCGAGCTGAATCACGTGACCCTTTCCCAAGCGGAGTTTCCACGACAGCTGGAAGCCGAGCGGCACGGGCGCACCGCTTCTTTGCTAAAGATTATAGCAAATAACGCGGCTTCTGCTCGTCTCACCACCTCCAGATAAACCCTGGTCTGGCATGGGCGACAAGAGGAGTCCCACAAGGTAACGACCGAGTCATTGGGGCCGAGATATTCAAGGAGGCGAGCGGACATCGACAAGCGTACgaaaaaaagggttttctccacggtctctctctctctctctctctctctctctctccctccctcgctctccattcgctctctctctctctcactgcatgtgtctgtgttcgCGTGCGGGGTTGCGTGCGCGCGGGTGTTAAAACCTCGTCGCCAATTACAGTGTCGTATCACGGCGCGCTCGCAGATGTTTTCTTAAAACCCTACGGGCTGACCCCAGATGTTCGCTATCGACAGCCTTCGTGGATGCGAACCGAACTCACTGTTTTCTCCtctcgcccccaccccccctcccttctcctcctcctcctcctcctcctcccccttgctCTTCTCTCCCACCATCtcttaacgttttttttttctctccattttccccccttttttttgtttgtacatctgattgttttttaaaggccGAAGCGTCAACCGAAGCCCTCCGACGAGGGGTTCTGGGACTGCAGCGTGTGCACATACAAGAACACGGCGGAGGCTTTTAAGTGCATGATGTGTGATGTCAGGAAGGGGACGTCAACAAGGTAAGGCGATgcatctatacacacacacacaccgccttcTAGTCTTTACTGCAATGGTGGGTCGCCGAAGGGGGTTCCTTGGGGGACTCAATCCGCCAGCCCCCTCACCACCCCCACCTTCCACCGAGAACAAAATGAGGAACCGTTTaatccccctccctctcccccccccccctgtctaaGCAATTTGTGCATTTGCCTTAGGAGACAATGGATTAAGGTAATGTATATCTTTTCAGATGTTTGAACCCTCCCCCTCATACTATTCTATATGCaatacagaaacaaacacattgtGCGCCAGTCGtgtagtgttatttttttaaactgcatttatgatttttgattttttttttgcaaaggaaatacatttattacTTTTATCTGACTTTTTTTGTCAAGCATGTCAATCTCCTTATTTCGAATGTCCTGTGAGCAGTGCATTAGTCTCCGTGTTCTTCTTCTCGTTCACGCTGACCTCCGTAAAATGAGGGAAGAGAGATGGCATGCTctttaagcacacacacacacacacacatccgtgtTGCCCCGGAGATATTTGTAACGGGAGGGGGATGCTTCCAATACGCATGCACATAAACTCACACACACCGGCAGTCAAGCATGCAAATACACAGCCTGTATAGGTGCGCGCACTGGTTGGTATTTAGTCCTGACATCACTGATTTGAGGCAGGAAATGACTGTTATTCCTGAGTGGGGGACATTATCAGGATGAAAAGACAACAAAGGGGCGAAGGAGAGGAAGTGTAACCGTTtgctctgcctgtgtgtgtgtgtgtgtgtgtgttgtaacaCGATCTTCCTCTTTAATGTATCCACTCCTGCATTAGCACAACTTTCCCAACGATTTAACTACAACAATAGCACATCAGAGCCGTTGTCAGCTTTGATGCCTTTTCAGAATTGCGgtgtttcttgtgtgtgtcGCTGCGTGCACTTGAGTGCATGCGTGTGGGAGGGCGAGTTGTGAAAGGAGGTTGTCAGAGCAGCTGCCAGACAGACAGCCATAGCTCATTACTATGCAACGGCTTAATCAGCCCGCTGTCATcagagacccacacacacacacacacacacgcacacacacgtacagatgCACTCAACGTGCAAATTTTCCACATGACTGCATGCATGTTGAAACACACAGACGTACACTCAAGTGCACAGTTGCCAATCGCCACAACAAAGCGATTGAGCAGCAGACACGCTGTTGTCCTAGGGTTCAGCTTATTGCAGTTGAGCGTTGATTGTCGAGGGGACTCTacagggactgtgtgtgtgcgcttctcTAAAAGCAAGTGACTCGCTGCTTTGCCAAGAACCTGTCTGAATCCTCACGTCACCCAAAGCTGTGACATTCTTTGTATCGCCCCATCTGggcattttttttgggggggggggggaagttggcAAGGGCCCACAGCTCGTCGCTGAACCCTGACAAgtctagaaccccccccccccccccccccccataaaagtTAAAAACTCTTCCCAACTGTAGCGTTGCAGACGGCGTTTGTCGCCCTCTTCCCTGGTTCCCAGTAGGCCGCACGCCGGCTAACGCTGCAGCAAAATGGCCACACAGGGGGTCGCAGCTTGTAAACGAGCGAACTCGCGTCTGATGCGGGTAGATGATCTACTGGCGGGCTGATTGATAAGCGTGGGGTGGAAGGCCCCACGTGTTTGACTGAAGAGGCGCCATCAGCGGGATTGGACCGGCTTATCGGAGGTTGCTGCAGTGAAATAAGGGCGAGAGAGACAAGAGAAGGAACCGGCTGACGAGTCCGCTAATTCCATCAGCGGCTTGGGAAACTTGTGATAGGGAgtttcagaaagaaaatgaataagaaaatatataatataaaataataaaaaaaagtgtttaaatattCTCTCTGCCCCTAGTTTTTGTTAAAAGGAAATGAGTGCCGGCCGCAAACCTGATGGATTCGTGCTGACTCTATAAGTTGTTTATCTGCTAGCTCTAATTAAAGCCGTCTTTTTACCacagcttctttttctttttttttgatcacAACACATCACGCAGCCTCATTACCTTTTTAAAACTTTgctgggaataaaaaaaaaaaaaagaaggaaaaagtagAGACATTTCATCTCCCTGTgagtcttttgaagagccgcgGAGCGACAGATGAAAGTCCCGCAGCGGTGGCaccttctgggggggggggggggggggcgctggttgATGAAGGGCAAGGTCACAGGTGTGATCACCGCGCAGAGCCTCCTAGAGCAAGACCGCCGACTCCTTTCTCGTTGCACCCGTCACTGCTcatccagaaaaaaaaggaagagaaatacattttcaaagatGGCAGACATGCGTGGTACTGCTTGAATAAGCCGGTGATGTCATGCGAAGCAGTGCTGACAGACGGTAGTATTTGGctgatctctgtgtgtgtgtgtgtgtgtgtgtgtgtgtgaccatctCCTGTGTCTTGCCTACCCCACCTGCGTTTGCTTTTCACGCATTgggcctgctggggggggggggcgctgtgtgCACACGCTGCGCATTCAGGAGCCTCTACAGTGGCGTTCTATTTCTGCAGGTCGGGACAGTGAGCGCGATCATGTGCCGATtagtcctctctctccccctctccttgcCTCGGGCTCTCATTTGCCGTcacattttttctctccatctctcacacacacacgcacgttccCGTTTGTCCCGCCTCCCTCCCCAGGAGTTGAACTTAACCAGAGGCATCTCTCGATGACAGGTTGAGTGATGCCGGCTAAACAAGCACCAAGCCTTTCTGGCTGACTTGCAAACTGTCAGCGCCTGTTCACAGTTCAGGTGTGGTAGTTCAGAGTAGGTTTTATTGATCGTATTTATTGATGGAGTAATACAACTGAAACTCAAAAAAGGTAGGAGTGATGCGTGTTAGAATCAAACTAATACTTGAAGTAACCAAAAGTTCTTAATAGAAGTTACTTTACAGTTAGTGGAAAAGATGACCCCAAAGATATTAACTGAATGTGTTAAACGTAAAACAAAGAGGTTAATAGAGCCTGTAGCCAGCGGAATTTGGGGCATTTATATCAAAATAAGACGGCGATTAATCACATGTGACAGTAAAAGTaaagtagtacagtaataacAAACCAATTAAATCATGT is part of the Pungitius pungitius chromosome 2, fPunPun2.1, whole genome shotgun sequence genome and encodes:
- the zcrb1 gene encoding zinc finger CCHC-type and RNA-binding motif-containing protein 1 produces the protein MSGGLAPSKSTVYVSNLPFSLTNNDLHKLFTKYGKVVKVTIVKDKDTRQSKGVAFVLFLDRESAHNCARAVNNKQLFGRTVTASIAKDNGRATEFIKRRNYTDKTKCYECGDTGHLSYACPKNLLGEREPPKKKEKKKKKKAEEPEPVEEEEESEEEGEDPNLDSLSQAIAFQQARIEAEETHRKQARVSQEEGGRASTSSDSKKPRIKKSAYFSDEEELSD